Genomic window (Takifugu rubripes chromosome 1, fTakRub1.2, whole genome shotgun sequence):
ATAAGAACTGATAGCTTCCAACATGTATCTGGAGGCTTTCTGaaagaatatttttatttgagtATTAGGCTCTTTTCTTGattaacacttcctgtttctctttcgAGAATTAAATATatcgattttaaaaaaacaaacacaccttcaGTCATTGTGTTTCTGGAAGGGATACTGATCTATACAGATCTATACAGTTAAAATGTAAACACGTCTAACAGGGGCCTCTGATTGATGTACAGTGTTGACTTTCTCATTTACTAACACACATGAAACCATTTCAAAATAATAGCACATTTGAACTTTGAAGCAGCTTTGCACTTATGAAATGGCTAAAGGgcagactggtgtgtgtgtgtgtgtgtgtgtgtatgtgtgtctccTCAGGCTGTTTCCCTGATCTACATTAACCTACAGCTCATGCAGCATTAGCATGTGCACTGCACATGGCTCATGATCTTCCAGTCATTGCAACTGTAACAAACAGTTCAAGAGGAAAGCCGTGGCATCGTGTTTATCTTCAATCTCTTTCATCCCCAGATCGGCCTCAGTGGGTCCAAACAGCTAAACAAGCTTTTTCGAGATTAAATGACCTCTTTGTGTTTATGATTCATTTCATATTAGCGTTGCAGATCAGCAGCTTTGTATTTCCTCCCACCTGCATGGCTGCTGTCTTGCCCGTGAGCTGCTCATTTTAACCGCTGCCACCCAAGCTCCATAATGAAGCTTCAAACACACTTCCACTCTTATCGGTGAGAGAATAATTCTattaaaaaggggggaaaagagatGCTTTGtgacgctgctgcagctccatctaTTCCTGTAACAACACATGTGCACTGACTTTTCACTGCTTagcccccctcccctgcagccTCGGAGCACTTTATGCTAAGTTAATTTACCCAAATATATCCACGACATCGCAGCAGCCCCCGCTACTGAAAATCAACCTCTTTGTTAATGGAAACTTGCTGATCCATAAACACTCGCGCCACCACAGACGTTTGCTGGGGGGCAGCTCACATATGAATGTTAAAAAACCCCAGATCGATGAGGGACATTTGCAAAAGAGGCACAAGGTGTGTTTAATTATAACGGCgacttttgtttgtgtgtatgtgtgtaagtgtTTTTACGGggggaggtgctgctgctgtttaggGCTCGTGCAGGGGCCCGTGTATTTAAATAGGGTCACATCTGGGCCTCACCTTGCAAGTGTTTTGCTATATTAAATGCCACTCATGTTAAGTGTGTCGAAGCCCTCCTCTGATGTAGGCAAGACATAATCTAAAGGTTAAATTGAAAAATGTCCCCTCAACGGTACAGGAACAACAGCATGATTGATCTCTCGTGTAAAAGCAAGAACTGTTGGGCAGCCCTGTTTGGTGAAATCGGCTTCAAGTTTGTTGCAGCGATAAGTTATAATGAGGAGCCAGCGGATTAGAATTTAAGTGTCAGTCAATCAGGACTCCAAAAGGTCAGTGACAAAATTAGGAAAATGCAGGAAAGAGGTCGGTCTGGAATGATTGAGCGCGGGCAGAGAAGCCAAACGGAACACGGAACGTTCTCCCCAGGCGGCGGCGAGCTGTTGCACGTTGAAGACAAGAGGCAGCTGTGGATCACAATTAGGAAAAAATAGGCTCTCTTCACTCTACCCCactatttatttgattttacatTTGAACTTTAATTCCAAACTGTaatctgtaacacacacacagcgttgcCGACGTCTGCCTGCTCCAGGTAAATGCTGTAGCAGGGATAAGGAAGGGCTGCTGGGTTCGAGGAAGTGTTTCATCCCAGTTCCGTACTATTGACATAAAAGACGAGGTGATTAAGGACGCGAACTGTCAACTCGGATCTTTTATCACAGTCTCAGCAGAATTCCTGGTGTGAGTGGCTGAGATGCTAAATCTGAAGGCGATTCGTGTGGAACCACGGATTCATTTCCAGCTGTGAGCTTTCTCTTCGGCCGTTGATTGTGGGAGTTGACATTTTGGCTTTTCTACACAACAATAAATTGGATTTATTTCATGAGAAAAATTATAGTCAAATTttataacaaacaaaaaatccttgacaaaatataatatatttacAGATTCATACCTTCAACAAGGTTTTAAAGCAATGATGAAGCTTTACATAGGAAATAtttgggaaaaagaaaagcaaatattGCAACAATAGCCAGTAATGGTTACTTCCATTTGTCCACagtcattaaaattaaaatgatgcGAGGTTAATTTAATGTCATCTTTTGTTGAAGCCTCTTTAAAGTCATCATATTTAAGCTCACATCTCCCACATTTACATTTATCTTAAATCTATTCTACATTTTCACCGCACATACAGTTTAAACACAGTTGTATTCACTTTTGTACCTTTCGGACAAATTCTTAGCGTGATTAAAATGAAGCTCGTGGTACTGTACCTTTACCTTTGAGCCCCTTTACATTTCCGTGTCTGCAAAATCCCTCCTGTGgtgtttctcttctcctctgatCTTCTCACTGGCGACGCTAAATGATACAAGTTCTGTCTCCTCCTATAGAGTCCAGAAGTGCAGGTTCAGGTGCTGGGGCTCCAGGACGTGTACCGCCGGAGCCACGGCTCCTCTATGAACGGGGCCGCGAGGGGCTCTGAACCCAGGCAGGGGTGGATCTGGAGTGGAAAGGATGTAGTCAATGCTGAACTTGATCTCTGACTCCGGTTTGCCCGGCTGGTTGGTGTTTTGGagcaggtggttctgctggggGCCTGGCTGCAGCCTCTCAGGGTCCAAAGGGCAGAGGGCACAGTCGGGATCGGGGAGGCGAGCTGCGGGCGCGTGATGATTGCTCTCCAAAGGGTGGAAGGGGGTTTCTGCTGAATCGCGATGAAGACCGATTTTCATATTCCTCCTGCGCCGGCGACGACGGAAGTTGCCGTTTTCAAACAGGTCGAGCATGGATTCACACCCAGTAGCAAAAGTCCAAAAGTTCCCTTTTCCCTTCTCATTGCCCTCCGTCCGAGGAACCTGTTCAAGATGAACACTTCATTAACAACCCACCGAGGGAGTCTCAATTGTTAACACAGGAAACGGTGCAAATATTTGGTGCAAAGGTTTTGCTGGCGCACCTTGATGAAGCAGCTGTTCAGAGACAGGTTGTGTCTGATGGAGTTCTGCCAGGCTCTCTGGTTGGAGCGGTAGTAGGGAAACCTCTTCATGATGAACTCATAGATGCCCGACAGGGTGACCCGCTGCTCTGGACTCTTCTGGATGGCCATGGCAATCAGAGCTATGtagctgagacacacacacacgcgcgtgcacgcacacacacacacacacacacacacacacacacacacacacacacacatacacacatgcatgcacatggacacacaaacacacacaactggtAAAGAGTCTGGTCGGGTAGCACTTTAACCAATGGAAAAAAATTGAAACCCTTCTCAAATATGATATTTTCTTAAGCAACAATTAGCTTATCAACTTTCATAGATGAtctttaaaataacattattattattattattattattattattattattattattattaacaacaacaataataataataatgaaacagtgccctctttttatttcttcatggTAAATTGGTGACTGATCTAAAAGTTTTAATTAAATGGAAATTTCCTTTTAGAGTTTAGAATAATGAAAATTTGTTAATaatgttttatatatattaaaCACAGTTCCAACCCCCCagccccccttttttccccacataaACCTCTCAGGTAGAAGGACATCATTCCTACCTGTAGGCGGGTCTAcacattttcttctcttcatcagTGCTGGAGGAAGGGTATCCGTCTCCATCGTAGTTAAAGCAGTTGAAGGGGTAGTGAGAGTTATCAAACATATTTCCACTTTGAGCGGGATGTGGGATCCAAAGTGTGGGGCTCCTCTGAATGTCCCGTCGAAgcccagcagcaacagcctgtcctgctgctgcactctgCCACCATCCTCTGTTCAGCCAGCTgcctctcactctctctgaaCTCCacatccccctccccccctcctcgtCCCAGCCCCGGGACCACCTCTACCGGGTCTCTGGGCCCTGTGCTTGTGATCACCCTCACAAATATACAGAAATCCTTAATGTCATTCTTTCagtatttctttcttctttttttttgtaatttattttcCCAAGATAATCTTAAAACTGAACAGTCAGTATGCACCTTCCTAGCGTCCAACTAACAGATTTTTAACTCAAGATAGTGTAGTTTGGAATTTTAGAACTTCCAGGATGttgtttgatttcattaaaatcaactTAACGTTCAACAAAGCATGTAGGGTGAATTTAGGGCCTCGCCAGTGTTCATCCATGACAGGGAGAAACAATCTTCGGCTGTTTGGGAGTGGTTAGTGGTGTTCGCACGAAACACTTCCCAAACTCCTATCAACATGGAGCAGCCATACATGCAATAAATAAATCCGGTGGAGTAAAATAATAGGTTGCCCTCTGAAATTGAGTAAAATGTCCTATCACGCAGTAATAAAGTaaatgaaatgagctgcaggctCTATTGGAACTAGAACCTCTGAGATTTAGCAATAAAGCTGCACCATTAAAACTACGCATGatggaaacatttaaataacatAAATATTGGTGCTTTCAAGGTTCCACAGCGCTAATCTGCCCCACTGAACCTTGAGTATATATCTGTCCTGGACAAACAGATGGATTCTGGGTGGTCTGGTAAATTCACAGACCGccttcatgttttattttgcttctttttgggTCTAAATTAGTGCAAATGTACTTAGAACAGCTAATCCCAAACCAACAAACAACATCCTTTgaatctttgtttttgttttccctctgttaACTCTCtctcgtgtgtgtctgtgtgtgtgtgtgtgtgtgtgtgtgtgtgtgtgtgtgtgcattctgGCAGATTTTTAGACAACAACGGGAAGTTTTGTAGATCTTATCTATAATGCTCTCTAATGGCCATAAATTGTTTCCGTCTCTATAAAACAGGGGGATGTGTATTTTGAAGGGCTCTTTACGGGACAATTGGAGGTCTCCTGTGAGGCGACAGAGGCCGGTAAAACAGCCTGAGGTCTGCGGGGCCTCCGTGTGTGGCCCCTGCTGAAACAAGAGAGGCTTACACTGGCTGCAGTCGAGACATTAAACCTGGTCGTTCTTATTTTTGACTGCTTAATGAAGCGGGAAAACAGTCAATTATCTTTTCTTGGCCTCATAACTAAAATCTGCAGGAATGTTTTTTCGCCGCTTTACACATGAAATGaggcttttgttctttttgcgCTGACTTGATCAGTGCAGCCGTGTTTTACGTGACCTTATATCAGAGTCCTTTCCTAAACCATTGAAAATTCTTAAACTTTAAATGGCATTTTGTCTACTTTTACACGTAAAACCTGTAACTTGTATATTTTCTGGTGTGTGATTTGGATCTCAGGATTGTAGTCAGTCCCATTACACTTATAGAGAATTAAACAGCTCTACAGTGTTCTCTGTTTTTactgaagattttttttcctcattattttCAACTGTTTTATGCGCACATGAGTCAAAGATTTATGACTCTGGTACTGTCATCTTAAGCATGGGCTGGACGCTGGCAAGTTAAGACTGAGGTCTAAGTTAAGTGAAGTTACAGATTgggcagagaggggagagcaGGAGGTCGCTGCATTAGCCTGGAGATCTGATAAGCACCTCATGCTTCACTCCCATGACGAGGCTTCCTTCGGCGTCCTGTCTGCGGTGGGCTGCTCTCATTACAGCTCTCACTTCATCTCTGGtcactctctgtccctctgattGTTGTCTGAGACTTTGCTTCCTCCGTGCAtgcttgaatgtgtgtgtgtgtgtgtgtgtgtgtgtactgtatgtTTATGTAAACCAGCCAAGTAGCTTTTCCGGCGGCTGTTCCGTGAAGAAAGGTTATGAAAGTAAACATGCTTGTGAACAGCACAGCACCGAGGGCCACTGCACCGTTCAACTGCTCTGACCACCACCAGCATGCCTTTATTTAAGCGTTCACTCTGCAGCGACAACTTCATactgaaaacagaagaatttATTTATAGAAACTAAATCTATATATATTATTTCTGGTGGTCAGATTCTGAGCAATTACTATTTCTAATTTTATTAAAGTCAATCAAGATGCTCATCTAAAGTTGTTTTACAAACAATAAGCAGCTTGTGAAAATGTTgatctaaatatatatatagaaatatTTGTTGCCGCTTTATAAATTAGAATAAGCACTAAATTACTTTTATTGTGTATTAATACTGGTAGGAtaataaaaagaataagaatTTCTCCAACTTAAATATTGTATCATATTAATGGAGCATTATTCTTTCTAAGGTATTACAGACTTTTTAGTTCCAATTAATTAGGAgatataaaatgtttttaatctaCGGTGCGTGTAATTTGCATGGCGTTCTCCTCTATCACCACAAGGGGGAGGTAGAGCTCCGTgcaaagataaaaataaatcagagaagaaatgtGAGCCAGAGCTTTTTAGGACTGTTACTGGGATCTTACTGGCTTTGCAATAAAAGTTTAAAACGACCCCAGTAAAACCGGATACCAAGTATCTGGTGACTACAAATAACCAAATCACCCATCCACTCAAATTTGAGCCTTACAAGATACAAAGTCACAAATTCAGTCGAGatttttatctctctctctaaaattgtttttctttctgttgtctTTAGGTCAAATTCGTTTCTTGGTTTACAACGCACGTATAAATCTGAACAGGTTtaagtataaaaataaaaagaactaaCTTTTAAAACAGTATAActtaataattttaaaaagtatttttatttaaaaaaaagtatttatcATTTCACACTCATGTGACTTAACCTGATCTTGCTTTGAATATTTAagtcattaaaagaaaaattacattttaattattacTTTAATCTACACTGTGAGGAAAATTTGACACATTCTTGTTTCAATCACCATGATTGGGTGTTAATAAATGCACttcttattattttttgtttgttttattgcacttttaccatgatgcaaataaaacaaaaaaataaaaaaaatccacagaaaGAAGttgaatgaaagaaaagagaagcgtTTCACTTTAACATGGCATTATCTAGAGGCACTCCGCTGCCCAcccacaccagcacacacacacacactgaactgaCCTGACACCAGCTATGGGAACCTGTGGAATAAAAGTTTGAACAGATGGAGTCAGCGCACACAGGCCTCGCCTTCTTATCTGTAATTCGTACCCAGAGGGAGTCATGACCTTTCTGATATGAAACCTGACATTCAAGTATTTTTCTATCATTGCACAGGCACTAGTTTTCCTACTGAATATATTCACTTTCAGCCAGAGACTGAAGAGTTGACACCCACATTTGAGTTATAAGCTGCTGGCTATGAATGAAATATACATCCTGAAAAAGAATCTCTCCACAACAGCAACATCTCAACATCAAATATGTtacaaagaaaataataatataaaactATTATTGTCACATTTGGCTTTTGGTACTGTAAATCTAACCTCATATTGgttgcaatttaaaaaaaaaaaacagtagttgaattaaatgtaaacacagGCAGAGAATTGCTCTAACCAACATTTGTTTTGAAACAAGCTTTCAGATCAGAACGGTGTGAAATATGGATTAGTTTCATTTTACCGAGACAAGAACCCTTTGCTGTCTGCTGTTGTCCTCTGCTGGGCCGATGAGGAACTGCACCGTGGTGGCAAACGCAAACAGAAATAATGACTTTGCTGATTAGAATCAATTCCAAATAATAaatatgattttctttttaaaaataaatactctCTTAAGTGCAAGTAAGACTTATGGGCAAAATTAAAAGACGAAATCTGGAGTAAACCTGTACTCCAAATCATATACAACTTTAAATTTTATGACAGAAATACAACAAATAGAAACGTAAATCCCACGATGCAATAAAACATATCTTGTGCAGATCCATAGAACAATTTCCCATAATAATTAAGACAACAGGAAGTCAACCACCACCAACTCCTCCACCATCAAATGAAACACTTttaataacaacagcaacacatgaTTCAACGCGTGAGGGTGGGATGGGGGGTTCATGAGGCTTTTTACGAGCCCCGCGGAATTCACTGAATTCAAAAAATGGGTCCTGaatgaggagaagaagaaaaagaaaaaaagggcgCCTTTTGCAAGACCTTCAGGCTTTAGCCGTGCTGCGGAGGAAGAGTTGTTTGTTTGGATCATTTGTGATCCTACAGTCAGGGATGGAGAGTTCAAAGAGTCTTGGCGATGTCTACGGCATCGCTCGCAGCGATCCGGCCATTCCGCTGGTGAATCCAGTCCAACCATTCCATACCCACACTGCCTGCTTTGACCTCAGACAGATGGGATTCACCGCAATTCCGAGAAAATCAAATGAGACATGTCAAGCACGTGGGCCAGTTCTACACAAACGCCGTCTTGTCCGGGCTACAAGATGCCTGTCCAGTTTACGGGTACAACCGAATCTCCTGCCTCGATGGCTGTTCGTGCCTCTGGAGAGAGCTACCTCCACCGCGGGCTGGTGGGGACGTGGTCGGTCCCTTGTTGTTCCTGCAGGTCGTCTTCTACGACGTAACTGTACCCTTCCTTTTCAATACATTCTGACAGAACATTCAGAATCTGTAGAGGATGAACATAAACAAGTTTTGTGAGTATTTGAGCGCAATCAGGtgaataattaaaacaaaataaaacctaGTTGTGAATCTGAAGAATGGAAGTGCAGACCTGGCGTAGTCTCCTGTCCATGGCTTCCAGGTGTGGCTGGATGAGGATGGGACTCAGGTGGTCCCTCACCAGGGATTCAGCCATGAGCGTGGACAGCTTGTATTCCTCCTtcgccagcagctgcagacgcaAGTGGGTCGACTTCCTCACCCTGCAATGAGAGGAGGTGATTTTAAATCTCTGAGCACATTCACACATAAGATACGTTGTCCTCATTATCATACCTGCAGCACTGGGTCAGCGGCACCAGGATGGACATCTCATCATGGGAGTGCTTTCCAAATCTAGTGTCACATGGAAAAAGTTGGATTTTAGAAGTGCAGGCAAAACACCCAACGGCGCAATAACAGGCAGCAGAGCCGTGCTGTACCCTCGGCCATTGTCCAGATGGATGATGAAGGTCTCGTTTCCAAACTTCTCAAAGGTCTCATAATGGTGACGATCCATGTTCCCTGTGttggcaaacaaacacacaactgagCCACGGGAGCATGGGAACCTCTCACTCTTTGGGCTTTCCCTGTGGTGTCAGATGTCCTGTCTCACCCATGAGGAAGTCAAAAATGGTCATGTCCATGATGTCCAGCAGCCGCGTGCCACTGTCATAAGGTGGAGTCTGTTTGACCTCTTCGCAGTAGTCTGGATCCACCTCCCACCTGAGCAATATCAGTGTCAGTCAGCACTGATGCATTTAAACCCACAGTACAGTTTTTAAATGCCATGTCAGAGGATGCCGGATGATGTCTTACTCTGCCTTCTTGCGCTTGTGGTAGGAGCGTCTCCAGGGGTTCCTCCACGTCTTACGCTTGGCCAGTGCCAGATCGGGCAGGAAGGCAGCCAGGGACCCCTCTATCTGATCGGGTTTGCCACAGAGAGCGTGCTCAGTGGAACAGTAGTACGAGCACTCCCCATAGAAACACACGTTGTTGGCTGGGATTGGGAACAAGAACACATTGTG
Coding sequences:
- the foxl3 gene encoding forkhead box L3; its protein translation is MFDNSHYPFNCFNYDGDGYPSSSTDEEKKMCRPAYSYIALIAMAIQKSPEQRVTLSGIYEFIMKRFPYYRSNQRAWQNSIRHNLSLNSCFIKVPRTEGNEKGKGNFWTFATGCESMLDLFENGNFRRRRRRRNMKIGLHRDSAETPFHPLESNHHAPAARLPDPDCALCPLDPERLQPGPQQNHLLQNTNQPGKPESEIKFSIDYILSTPDPPLPGFRAPRGPVHRGAVAPAVHVLEPQHLNLHFWTL